A single genomic interval of Sceloporus undulatus isolate JIND9_A2432 ecotype Alabama chromosome 2, SceUnd_v1.1, whole genome shotgun sequence harbors:
- the SETD9 gene encoding SET domain-containing protein 9 isoform X1 produces the protein MLRALWSRWEAYKYRFVPWIAFNLRHKRRTLRFVPEESKDKIVSDEDVLKTLLKTFRALFINDLGRQMFLLNFLPEVKSKYPELQTVRSMISRAKDDNLQSQIFFNPEEILFNTLGFSITRSRSSLISAGTGVFVTKGFIPKGTVVSMYPGTVYEKYEPIFFQSIGNSFIFRCIDGVLIDGNDKGISKAIYRSCSKRDQLGPLKMSDAFWLTNSVQNPLAVGQYVNNCSTDKSANVCYQEFDVPECFPVEFRQYLPNIKYSHEVQRPLRCVVLVALQNIGPGEELFSNYYTIIS, from the exons AACCCTACGATTTGTACCAGAAGAATCAAAAGACAAAATAGTCTCTGATGAAGATGTCCTTAAAACACTACTGAAAACCTTTAgagctttatttataaatgacttgggCAGGCAAATGTTTCTTCTGAACTTCCTTCCAGAAGTTAAATCTAAATACCCAGAGCTTCAGACAGTTCGTTCTATGATATCCAGAGCCAAAGATGACAACCTGCAGAGTCAAATCTTCTTTAATCCAGAAGAAATTTTGTTTAATACATTAGGATTTAGTATTACACGAAGCCGCAGTTCATTGATTTCTGCTGGCACGGGAGTTTTTGTAACCAAAGGTTTTATTCCAAAGGGAACAGTTGTATCTATGTATCCTg GTACAGTCTATGAAAAGTATGAGCCCATATTTTTCCAGTCCATTGGCAATTCATTTATATTTAGATGTATAGATGGGGTGCTGATTGATGGGAATGACAAGGGCATCTCAAAGGCTATATACAG GTCATGTAGCAAAAGAGACCAGCTTGGTCCTTTAAAGATGAGTGATGCCTTTTGGCTTACAAATAGTGTGCAGAATCCACTGGCAGTGGGGCAGTATGTCAACAATTGTTCAACAG acAAATCAGCCAATGTATGTTACCAGGAGTTTGATGTACCTGAATGTTTTCCTGTAGAATTTAGACAGTATCTTCCAAATATCAAGTACAGTCATGAAGTCCAGAG ACCCTTGAGATGTGTAGTTCTGGTGGCTCTACAAAATATTGGGCCAGGAGAAGAACTTTTCTCAAACTATTACACAATTATCAGCTGA
- the SETD9 gene encoding SET domain-containing protein 9 isoform X3, translating to MRTLRFVPEESKDKIVSDEDVLKTLLKTFRALFINDLGRQMFLLNFLPEVKSKYPELQTVRSMISRAKDDNLQSQIFFNPEEILFNTLGFSITRSRSSLISAGTGVFVTKGFIPKGTVVSMYPGTVYEKYEPIFFQSIGNSFIFRCIDGVLIDGNDKGISKAIYRSCSKRDQLGPLKMSDAFWLTNSVQNPLAVGQYVNNCSTDKSANVCYQEFDVPECFPVEFRQYLPNIKYSHEVQRPLRCVVLVALQNIGPGEELFSNYYTIIS from the exons AACCCTACGATTTGTACCAGAAGAATCAAAAGACAAAATAGTCTCTGATGAAGATGTCCTTAAAACACTACTGAAAACCTTTAgagctttatttataaatgacttgggCAGGCAAATGTTTCTTCTGAACTTCCTTCCAGAAGTTAAATCTAAATACCCAGAGCTTCAGACAGTTCGTTCTATGATATCCAGAGCCAAAGATGACAACCTGCAGAGTCAAATCTTCTTTAATCCAGAAGAAATTTTGTTTAATACATTAGGATTTAGTATTACACGAAGCCGCAGTTCATTGATTTCTGCTGGCACGGGAGTTTTTGTAACCAAAGGTTTTATTCCAAAGGGAACAGTTGTATCTATGTATCCTg GTACAGTCTATGAAAAGTATGAGCCCATATTTTTCCAGTCCATTGGCAATTCATTTATATTTAGATGTATAGATGGGGTGCTGATTGATGGGAATGACAAGGGCATCTCAAAGGCTATATACAG GTCATGTAGCAAAAGAGACCAGCTTGGTCCTTTAAAGATGAGTGATGCCTTTTGGCTTACAAATAGTGTGCAGAATCCACTGGCAGTGGGGCAGTATGTCAACAATTGTTCAACAG acAAATCAGCCAATGTATGTTACCAGGAGTTTGATGTACCTGAATGTTTTCCTGTAGAATTTAGACAGTATCTTCCAAATATCAAGTACAGTCATGAAGTCCAGAG ACCCTTGAGATGTGTAGTTCTGGTGGCTCTACAAAATATTGGGCCAGGAGAAGAACTTTTCTCAAACTATTACACAATTATCAGCTGA